Proteins from a genomic interval of Elusimicrobiota bacterium:
- a CDS encoding Ribonuclease: protein MNISLRFSGGADEVTGSRHLLSYGSAQFLLDCGLFQGHRHEAIEKNRSFTFSVSELNAVLLSHAHIDHSGGLPFLVKQGYKNPIHCTRPTVDLCRIMLMDSAFLQEEDAKFFNKIHQSDGQTIEALYTREDAENAIRRFVPHEYGEFFQLGEGLRACFINAGHVLGSAMIQIEMDTPKGKRRLLFTGDLGRRKSILMEPPSIPNPVDYLLIESTYGNRVHESIREAEKILAEIIQQATQEKGRILIPSFALERTQEIVFILEKLRREKRIPPIHIYVDSPMAVNITEIFNRYLDCACLSPEFKTYVDKRGDPFGLDTVRYIRLVEESKALNDLPGQKIIIAGSGMCEGGRILHHLRNNIGKDSTTVILVGFQASGTLGRRLAEGAKKVKIFGLEHEVRARVRQLQNFSSHADKDDLQWFIRSLDPRPKRIFLVHGDEKERQALSEQLALLGIDRVERPRFGDEFQLT from the coding sequence ATGAATATCTCCTTACGCTTTTCGGGTGGGGCTGATGAAGTCACTGGTTCTCGGCATTTGTTGAGCTATGGGTCCGCGCAATTTCTGCTTGATTGCGGCCTCTTTCAAGGCCACCGACACGAGGCCATTGAAAAGAACAGATCATTCACCTTCTCTGTCTCCGAGTTAAACGCGGTGCTTCTCTCTCATGCCCACATCGATCATTCAGGCGGCCTTCCTTTTTTGGTGAAACAGGGCTACAAGAACCCCATACATTGCACGCGACCCACGGTGGATTTGTGCCGGATCATGCTGATGGATTCCGCTTTTCTACAAGAAGAAGACGCCAAGTTTTTCAACAAGATCCATCAATCCGATGGTCAAACAATTGAGGCGCTCTACACGCGTGAAGACGCCGAAAACGCCATTCGCCGGTTTGTGCCACATGAATATGGAGAGTTTTTCCAACTGGGAGAGGGCCTTCGGGCCTGTTTTATTAACGCAGGCCATGTGCTGGGTTCGGCCATGATTCAGATTGAAATGGACACGCCCAAAGGAAAAAGGCGTCTCCTTTTCACGGGAGATTTGGGACGCAGAAAATCAATCCTTATGGAGCCACCCTCCATACCCAATCCAGTCGATTATTTGCTCATTGAAAGCACTTATGGGAATCGGGTACATGAGTCCATCCGAGAAGCGGAAAAAATACTCGCAGAAATCATTCAACAAGCAACTCAAGAAAAGGGCCGCATTCTGATACCAAGCTTCGCGCTTGAACGAACACAAGAGATCGTTTTTATTTTAGAGAAACTGCGCCGGGAAAAACGGATTCCACCTATTCATATTTATGTGGACAGCCCCATGGCGGTCAACATCACTGAAATTTTTAACCGTTATCTGGATTGCGCCTGTCTTTCTCCGGAATTCAAAACCTATGTTGATAAGAGAGGCGACCCTTTTGGGCTGGACACCGTCCGCTATATCCGCCTGGTCGAAGAGTCAAAAGCCCTGAATGATTTGCCGGGACAAAAAATCATCATTGCGGGCTCGGGTATGTGCGAAGGAGGACGGATTCTTCACCATTTACGCAACAACATCGGAAAAGACAGCACCACCGTTATTTTGGTGGGCTTCCAAGCCTCCGGCACGTTGGGACGGCGTTTGGCCGAAGGGGCCAAGAAAGTCAAAATATTTGGATTGGAACATGAAGTTCGCGCGCGCGTGCGCCAACTTCAGAACTTTTCATCTCACGCCGACAAAGACGATTTACAGTGGTTCATCCGCAGTTTGGACCCTCGTCCCAAAAGAATCTTTCTCGTCCATGGCGATGAGAAAGAACGCCAAGCGCTGAGCGAACAGTTGGCGCTTCTGGGCATCGACCGCGTCGAAAGGCCCCGCTTCGGAGATGAATTCCAACTGACCTGA
- the ettA_1 gene encoding Energy-dependent translational throttle protein EttA, whose product MSILLSCRNLSKSFSTRPLFEGLSLGLFEGERTGLIGPNGAGKSTLLKILAGLETPDSGELSIRRGLKVRYLAQQDIFSKVAQGTTVREELTQALQGLNLEDWEVDMRVDVGMTDAGFDGNQKVDSLSGGWRKRLAILAQVLCEPDLLLLDEPTNHLDLEGVLWLENFLSALDFSFLVITHDRRFLESVCNRVIELNKHYENGHFSSVGNYSQFIENREALFSAQAAQEESVRNTVRREIEWLRRGPKARTTKQKARIDRAGELIEELAELSFRNAQDRSANIDFSGSNRQSKSLINAHQITKSMGGRKLFGPLDLPLGPGDKLGLLGGNGSGKSTLLKILAGQLSADSGTIKRAEGLKVVTFDQHREQLDLSLTLRKALCENGEKVHYKDSFIHVVGWAERFLFSKGQLDLPLSRLSGGEQSRVMIARLMLRPADLLLLDEPTNDLDINSLEVLEASMVDFPGALVLVTHDRYLLDRVSDQILYLDGKGHARYFADLDQWESRLTEEAEIETPTKKKKLVSEKNSKELKQLETSLEKAEQERDQARAALADPAVASNATELFKRQEALDSAQKNVDALFKRWEEQIKNSS is encoded by the coding sequence ATGTCCATCCTCCTGAGCTGCCGCAACCTCTCCAAGAGTTTCAGCACACGTCCGCTTTTTGAAGGGCTCTCATTGGGTCTGTTTGAAGGCGAACGAACAGGCCTCATTGGACCCAATGGCGCAGGCAAGTCGACCTTGTTGAAGATATTGGCCGGACTAGAAACACCGGACAGTGGAGAATTGTCAATACGCCGCGGCCTCAAAGTCCGTTATTTGGCGCAACAAGACATCTTCTCCAAAGTCGCCCAAGGAACCACCGTTCGCGAGGAACTCACACAGGCTTTACAAGGATTGAATCTGGAAGACTGGGAAGTCGACATGCGCGTGGATGTGGGCATGACCGACGCGGGGTTTGACGGCAATCAAAAAGTCGACAGCCTTTCTGGGGGGTGGCGCAAACGATTGGCGATTCTGGCGCAAGTTCTCTGTGAACCAGACCTGTTGTTATTGGATGAGCCAACCAATCATTTGGATCTTGAGGGTGTGCTATGGCTGGAGAACTTTTTGTCGGCCCTCGACTTTTCCTTTCTTGTGATCACCCACGACCGCCGTTTTCTGGAATCCGTTTGTAACCGAGTGATTGAACTCAACAAGCACTATGAAAATGGCCATTTCAGCAGCGTTGGGAACTACAGCCAATTTATTGAAAACCGTGAGGCCCTCTTCAGCGCGCAGGCGGCGCAAGAAGAATCAGTCCGCAACACGGTTCGGCGTGAAATTGAATGGCTGCGCCGCGGCCCCAAAGCCCGCACCACCAAACAGAAAGCCCGCATTGACCGGGCAGGGGAGTTGATCGAGGAATTGGCGGAACTCAGTTTCCGCAATGCTCAAGACCGTTCAGCCAACATCGATTTTTCCGGCAGCAACCGCCAATCCAAAAGTTTAATTAACGCCCATCAAATCACAAAAAGCATGGGGGGCCGAAAACTCTTTGGCCCCTTGGACCTGCCGCTGGGCCCAGGGGATAAACTGGGTTTGTTGGGTGGCAACGGAAGCGGAAAAAGCACGTTGTTAAAAATATTGGCGGGTCAACTCTCTGCGGATTCGGGCACCATCAAACGAGCTGAAGGGCTAAAGGTGGTCACTTTTGACCAACACCGCGAACAACTGGACCTTTCTCTCACGTTGCGAAAAGCGCTCTGTGAAAATGGAGAGAAGGTTCATTACAAAGACAGCTTTATTCATGTCGTGGGTTGGGCCGAGCGGTTTCTTTTTTCCAAAGGACAATTGGATTTGCCTTTGAGTCGTCTCTCCGGTGGCGAGCAATCACGCGTTATGATTGCTCGCCTGATGCTGCGCCCCGCTGATTTGTTGCTTTTGGATGAACCCACCAATGACTTGGACATCAACTCCCTGGAGGTGCTGGAGGCGAGCATGGTGGATTTCCCTGGCGCCTTGGTTCTCGTAACGCACGATCGGTACCTGTTGGACCGCGTGAGCGATCAGATCCTCTATTTGGATGGAAAAGGCCATGCGCGATATTTCGCCGACTTGGATCAATGGGAAAGCCGGTTGACCGAAGAGGCGGAAATTGAAACTCCAACCAAAAAGAAAAAACTTGTGTCTGAAAAAAACTCCAAGGAATTAAAACAATTGGAAACAAGCCTTGAGAAAGCGGAACAAGAACGGGATCAGGCCCGTGCTGCTTTGGCCGACCCTGCCGTTGCTTCAAATGCCACCGAACTGTTCAAACGCCAAGAAGCGCTGGATAGCGCTCAAAAAAATGTCGACGCTCTGTTCAAACGCTGGGAAGAGCAAATCAAGAATAGTTCATAG
- the mltF gene encoding Membrane-bound lytic murein transglycosylase F, producing the protein MNSIIIFFLFFFCFSPYLSASTLTTIQKKGTLIWGGDLQGGEPYVFEDPNNPKQIIGFEVEIAEELARRMGVRSSFKHNAWSSLVPALERGDFDIALNGLEATTERMERALLSDPYYVYSETLAVRKGDSARSLQDLKGRKVATLNQTYAYDLLYKNGFDPSSYGGIYEGVQEPYLDLVNGKIDAVLLDNIIADRYGCPLPGVDCLPQEVARGVYVILMRKGDSDLKGTIDAALLGMRSDGTLERILRKWNLWDHRQTESIPTLGRVDRKRQFSFEQFFLFVKGTLVTLQLSVCSFLLAVPLGFVLASTRIYGRQPFKFFAATYVEIFRGTPVLLQLYILYFGIAPYIKLSAIQAAVLGLGLNYAAYEAEIYRGAFLSLSRGQTEAAQSLGFGTLQTLRYVLFPQAFRVALPPMTNDFIALLKDSSLVGVIAVVELTKRMTIAAVDMRSWFIPGLLCAGFYFSLSFPLARLARILERRLQLDHHPRTV; encoded by the coding sequence GTGAATAGTATTATTATTTTTTTTCTCTTCTTTTTCTGTTTTTCTCCTTATCTGTCGGCATCTACGCTCACCACCATCCAAAAGAAAGGAACCTTGATTTGGGGGGGGGACTTGCAGGGCGGAGAGCCCTATGTGTTTGAGGATCCAAATAATCCAAAACAAATTATTGGATTTGAGGTGGAAATAGCGGAGGAATTGGCCCGCCGAATGGGGGTTCGATCAAGTTTTAAACACAATGCTTGGTCCAGTTTGGTTCCGGCGCTCGAACGGGGCGATTTTGACATTGCCTTAAATGGCCTTGAGGCCACCACGGAACGAATGGAGCGAGCCCTTCTCTCCGATCCTTATTATGTTTATTCGGAAACCTTGGCCGTTAGAAAGGGGGATTCTGCTCGGTCTCTCCAGGATCTAAAGGGCCGCAAGGTGGCCACCTTAAATCAAACCTATGCCTATGACCTCCTCTATAAAAATGGATTCGACCCCTCCTCCTATGGGGGGATTTACGAAGGGGTGCAGGAACCCTATTTGGATTTGGTGAATGGAAAAATCGACGCGGTCTTGTTGGATAACATCATCGCAGACCGTTATGGTTGTCCTTTGCCGGGGGTGGATTGTCTTCCTCAAGAAGTGGCGAGAGGGGTATATGTCATCTTAATGAGGAAAGGGGATAGTGATCTCAAAGGTACAATCGATGCCGCTTTGTTAGGAATGCGAAGCGATGGAACTCTTGAACGGATCCTCCGAAAATGGAATTTGTGGGATCATCGGCAAACCGAATCGATTCCGACTTTGGGAAGGGTGGACCGGAAAAGGCAATTCTCCTTCGAGCAATTCTTTTTGTTTGTGAAGGGAACGTTGGTAACTCTTCAATTGTCGGTGTGTTCATTTCTTCTCGCCGTGCCGTTGGGTTTTGTTCTGGCCTCGACTCGAATTTATGGCCGTCAACCTTTTAAATTTTTCGCGGCCACCTATGTTGAAATTTTTCGCGGGACCCCCGTTCTTCTGCAGTTGTACATTCTCTATTTCGGCATTGCCCCTTATATTAAGTTGAGCGCCATCCAAGCAGCGGTGTTGGGTTTGGGTCTTAACTATGCGGCCTATGAGGCTGAAATATATCGGGGTGCGTTTTTATCCTTGTCCAGAGGCCAAACAGAGGCAGCCCAATCCCTTGGGTTCGGGACTCTTCAAACCTTGAGGTATGTTCTTTTCCCGCAGGCCTTTCGCGTGGCGTTGCCTCCGATGACCAATGACTTTATTGCGCTCCTTAAAGATTCTTCTTTGGTGGGCGTCATCGCTGTTGTGGAACTGACCAAACGGATGACCATCGCGGCGGTCGATATGCGCAGTTGGTTTATACCGGGACTTTTATGCGCCGGTTTTTATTTTTCGCTCAGTTTTCCTTTGGCGCGTTTGGCGAGGATTTTGGAGAGGAGGTTGCAGCTTGATCACCATCCGCGGACTGTGTAA
- the mdtH gene encoding Multidrug resistance protein MdtH, producing MLTNRLSRFGIPKSAFFLGVVSFFTDAASEMIYPLLPLFLAQQLGASAAFIGLVEGVADSTASVAKFYFGWLSDRLKKRTRFVVMGYSIANLFRPLIGLALFPWHVLVLRFIDRIGKGMRTAPRDAWLSGLVDHHRRGTIFGFHRAMDHAGAVVGPLLATLFLWFYPGNYRSLFLISVIPGICAVYFIVLAKRASNEPPRPKGPLVTPRLAAALPLMFKRYLMILMVFTLGSANDVFLLLKLQSIGLAPKWIPVSWALLHVIKSLCSMPGGKLADRIGYRHAILMGWMVLGGVYLLLGFFTHPAIVLVVFLFYGLYPALTESAERALIAGLVADESRATAFGIHNLTVGLCALPAGLLFGYLWTVGGPRLAFWSGASLVFLASLALSILMRAHPRGASMNYS from the coding sequence ATGTTGACCAACCGCTTGTCCCGTTTTGGAATTCCAAAATCCGCCTTCTTTCTTGGGGTGGTCAGTTTTTTCACCGACGCGGCCAGCGAGATGATTTACCCCTTGCTGCCGCTTTTTTTGGCGCAACAGCTGGGCGCCTCCGCGGCGTTTATTGGATTGGTCGAGGGTGTGGCCGATTCAACTGCCTCGGTCGCCAAGTTTTATTTTGGGTGGTTATCTGACCGCCTCAAGAAACGGACTCGCTTTGTCGTGATGGGGTATAGCATTGCGAATCTTTTTCGACCGCTGATTGGTTTGGCGCTATTTCCATGGCATGTGCTTGTATTGAGGTTTATCGACCGGATTGGAAAGGGAATGCGCACAGCCCCTCGGGACGCTTGGTTGTCAGGTTTGGTGGATCATCATCGCCGTGGAACCATATTCGGATTCCATCGCGCGATGGATCATGCTGGAGCGGTGGTGGGGCCCCTTTTGGCGACTTTATTTTTGTGGTTTTACCCAGGGAATTATAGATCCCTATTCCTCATTTCAGTCATCCCGGGGATATGTGCGGTCTACTTTATCGTTCTTGCCAAACGCGCCAGTAATGAACCGCCTCGACCCAAAGGGCCCCTTGTAACTCCACGGTTGGCGGCGGCATTGCCTCTCATGTTCAAGCGATATTTGATGATTCTCATGGTCTTCACGTTGGGAAGCGCGAATGATGTGTTTCTGTTGTTGAAACTACAATCGATCGGTTTGGCTCCCAAGTGGATTCCTGTCTCGTGGGCGCTTCTTCATGTGATCAAATCTCTTTGTTCGATGCCTGGCGGAAAACTGGCGGATAGAATCGGATACCGCCATGCCATCTTGATGGGATGGATGGTGTTGGGGGGCGTTTACCTTTTGTTGGGATTTTTTACTCACCCGGCGATTGTTTTGGTGGTCTTTCTATTCTACGGACTCTATCCCGCGCTGACCGAAAGCGCGGAGCGGGCTTTAATCGCGGGTTTGGTCGCAGATGAATCCCGTGCCACCGCTTTTGGCATTCACAATTTGACGGTTGGTTTGTGCGCGCTCCCCGCAGGTTTATTGTTTGGATATTTGTGGACCGTGGGTGGGCCCCGTTTGGCATTTTGGTCTGGCGCTTCCCTCGTATTTTTGGCGAGCCTCGCTCTTTCAATCCTCATGCGCGCCCATCCTCGAGGGGCGTCTATGAACTATTCTTGA
- the glnQ gene encoding Glutamine transport ATP-binding protein GlnQ — MITIRGLCKRHGPRLVLNQIDAFVKKGETIAITGPSGVGKSTLLRCLNYLEAFDEGSIHIAGFHLVPGLSHGHKQELRRLRATVGMVFQQFNLFPHLTALENIALAPRVIGGASTQEAELDALKLLERVGLRDRAGSYPSQLSGGQQQRVAIARALAQKPRVLLFDEPTSALDPNMRQEVLDVMKELSASGMTLLIVTHEHRLAEKVADRIWEMQDGRIV; from the coding sequence TTGATCACCATCCGCGGACTGTGTAAGCGGCACGGCCCCCGCCTCGTTCTTAATCAAATTGACGCTTTCGTAAAAAAAGGGGAAACCATCGCGATCACGGGGCCTTCAGGCGTTGGTAAAAGTACGCTTCTGCGCTGTTTGAATTATTTGGAGGCCTTTGATGAAGGCAGCATCCATATCGCGGGTTTTCACTTGGTTCCCGGCCTGTCGCATGGGCATAAACAAGAATTGCGACGGTTGCGTGCCACCGTGGGCATGGTCTTTCAACAATTCAATTTGTTCCCTCATTTGACCGCGCTGGAAAATATAGCGCTGGCGCCTCGCGTGATTGGGGGCGCTTCCACGCAAGAGGCGGAACTCGATGCCCTGAAATTGCTGGAGCGCGTGGGCTTGCGGGATCGCGCGGGTTCCTATCCTTCTCAACTTTCGGGGGGCCAACAGCAACGGGTGGCCATTGCCCGGGCTTTGGCACAGAAGCCACGTGTGCTTTTGTTCGACGAACCCACCAGCGCCTTGGATCCCAACATGCGACAGGAAGTCCTGGATGTGATGAAAGAATTGTCCGCCAGTGGAATGACCCTGTTGATTGTGACGCATGAACACCGTTTGGCGGAGAAAGTGGCCGACCGTATTTGGGAAATGCAAGACGGCCGCATTGTGTGA